AATACTTCCCGTAGAGCGCGGCCTGCGGATGATATCGACGGCATGGCCGGAAGCCGGGTCCGTGGACAAGGCGCTGTTACCGACATATGCCAGCACCTCGAAGTTCCGGTTGTCCAAGACAAGCGCGGCCGCGTTACCTATCCCCCGAAGGTCGAGCGACCTCGAGTGGCTTTGTACGATTCCGCTCAGGGCGAGCTGGAGCGGTTTGTCGACGGTGCTCTCGAAACGATACGCCAGCCCGTTGTTGTTTGCCAGTAACGTCTCCAAAAGGTGGGGCGCAATACGCGGCAGCGGAACGGGTTTTCCGGGCAGCGGCTCAAGCCGCGCGAGTTTAAGCTGCATCCCGTCGATGACCCCTCGCTTATGCAGTACCCCCAGCAAACGGTCACGCTTCTCTTTAAGCTGCTCGCGGTTGCGCCCCGGATGGATCAGCGAGGGACTGTTGGGGAGCACGGCCAGCGTAGAGGCCTCCGCCCAGGAGAGCTCCTCGGGGCTACGCCCGAAGTAGCGCCATGCCGCCGCCTCAAGCCCCACCACGTTTCCGCCGAACGGGGCGTGGTTCGCATATAACGCCAGGACTTCGTCCTTGTCGTACCGGAGCTCGAGCCGCAGGGCGAGCACCATCTCAACGAGCTTTTCCGTATAACTGCGTTCGGGGTTCTTTCGAGACAGGCGAACGGCCTGCATGCTGAGGGTGCTGCCCCCGCTCACCACCCTGCCCTCGGAGAGGTTGAGATACAGCGAGCGCACAAGCGCCAACGGGTCGACTCCCGGATGATGGAAAAAACGCTTGTCTTCGAACTGTACTATCGCCGTCTTGAACTTGCCGGGTACGCGCTCAAGCCCGGAGAAACGCCATTGCCCGTCACCGGCGATCTTCGCGCCGAGGAGCTCGCCGCTGCGGCTTACCAGTACCGAAGACGACGGCTCGTCGAAGAGCGGCTCGGGCAGGCACCGCCAGAAGGCGATACCGGCAATCGCGGCGGCGGCAATAACGACCTGCCGGCGCCGCGTCAGCAGCCGCAGGGCTACTTCCCGGATTTTATGACCGTCACCCACTGTCCCTTGGTGCGCGCGTGCTTTAACGCGTCGTACATGGCCTCTACCGATATGCCCGGCAGGTAGTACTTCCCGAGATACGCGGCATTAAAGACCGCCTTTATCTCTTTCGACTCGCCCGCCTTGAGCCCGAAGTACGTATAGATCCTATCGTCCCGGATATCCTGATAATCTACTTCCGTACCGCCGCCCTCTTCACCTCCGTCCATGCGCGTATTGTGGATCTCCCAGCCCGACGGCACGATATGGGTAAGAGCGATATTATCGAAGTTCCGGTCCGTGTGGTTGGACACGCGGACCTGTGCCATGAAGTCGGTCCCCTGACCGAACTCCGCCACGTTAACGGGCCTGCCCTTCATGTCGGAATAGGAAACCTTGATACCCAGACCGGACGACACGGCCTCCTCCCGGCCCGCTTTCGGAACACCCCTTATGGTGATAGTGGCGGTGAGTGGGCGGTCCGAGATGTTTTTAACCATGATGCTCTCACCGGCTGACGGGAAGTCGTCAAACCGCTTCACATGGATCGGGGAACCGGAACTGACCTTTTCCGCCTCCCCGGCACCCAGCTTCCGCTCGAAGGTGAAGGCGGTGTCGTGGACGCCATCTCCGATATAGTTCGATATAGCCAGCAGGGAGTAGGCGACGGTCTGGGTGCTATGCCACCTTTCCTCGGATAGCGCCGCGGAAATCTCCTCGACGACACCTGTGGCCCTCTGGTAATCGCCGATAGCGACGAGGCTGTTCAGTATAATGGCCTTGTCGCGCAGCTTCGAGCCGTAAGTCGGTCCGGGCGTGAGATAGTCGACAACGCTGAAACCTTCGCCCTCGACCAGTTCCCGCGCGGCTTCCGGCAGTCCCGCGAGCCGGTAGGCCGCCGCCAGCTGCCAGCGGGCCGTTGAGCTCAGTCTCGCCGACTCTCGCATACGGTTCATGGCACCCAACTCCGCCTGACCGGCCAACGCCAAAGTATAAAGGCGGTAGGCCTGCTCCAGTTCCGAGCGGCCCGTCCCCGCCACCCATGACTGCGCCATGGACTTCTGGAAGCCGACCCAGTCCGACAGCATGTCGGGCGGTACGAAGTACCCGCGCTTTTCCGCCTCCACGAGGAAGTGGCCCACGTAGCTGGTCGCCCATGAGGCGGGGCCGGCGCCGGAGCCGAAACCTCCGGGCCAGTAGACAAAGCCGCCGTTGCCTACCTGGAAGCTTCTCAGCCGGTATATGCCGGCGTTTATGTTCCCTTCGATCTCTTTCTTGTCCTCATCCCCGAGGTCCGTCAACAAAGGCAGGTATAGCTGCGGGAATACGGAGGAGGTCGTCTGCTCCACGCAGCCGTGGGGATAACGGATGAGATATTTGAGACGGCGTTCCAGGTCGAGAGGCGGCACGCTCGAGACCTCCAACGAAACCTCGTTCGTCCCAAGAAGGCCGTGCGGCACCGCCTTCTCCTCCCATGATTCGCCCGGCAGTATCGTCTTCCTGAAGTGGCGGACCGTAGCGGTGTTCGCGCTGCGGATATCGATAAATATCTCGGACCGCGCTTTAGCTCCCCCGCCCGTCGCCGTAAAGCCGACCCTCCCCTTGCCGAGCTTCTCGCCCACCTTCATCCTTACCATACCGACCTTTTCGCCCGGCTTGTCGAACTTAACACTTACGGTGTCGCTGCCGACGATCCGGAACTTATCGTCCGGCTCGACCTTGAGCGTGACCTCCTTTATATTGTCGTCCATAACGAACAGGGATACCGGCACGGCCAGCTCCTCTTCCGGACCGATTACCCGCGGCAGCGTGGCGAGCAGCATCAACGACTCGCGCACGAAAACCGATTTGGCGGCGTAACCGTAAGCGCCTTGCTCGCCTGAGACCACCATAACCCGGACCGCTCCCACGTATTGGGGCAGGTCGAACTCGTGCGTGTTTGCCTTGCCCGCTTCGAGTTGGAACGGCCCCAGGAACCTTACCACGGGCGGGAAACGCCTCTTATCCTTGTCCCCTTCGTCGATTTTCGCTTCCCCGTCGCCGCCAAGCGCGAGCAGGCGCTCCAGCTCCCCGCCGTAAGCGCCGGCCACGAAGTCAAAGAGGTCCCAGGTGGTAACGCCGAGGGCCTCTTTTCTGTAGAACCTGCGATGCAGGTCGGGCGTCTTGAACGCGGTCAGCCCCAAGAGCCCCTCGTCCACCAGCGCCACGGTATAGGTCATCCGCCGCCCTTCCTTTTCGCTTACTTCCACCGATACCGTGGACTCCGGTGACCACTCATCTGCCGCCTTGAGCAGGGGCTTCAATATGGTCGCCGGGTCCTGCACCACTATCGGGATCACTCCGTAGAGCCGGATCGGACGGTCGTTTTTCTTGTCACGGTGCGGTTGTATAAGCGTTACGCTGACATAGATATTCGGGCTCATCTCCCGGGTCAACGGCAGTTCGAGGCGCGTCTTGCCTTTTTCGAACTCCACCCAGCGCTGCTCCAGCACGCGGGAGCCGTTCTCGATGCTGAGCAGCGCGCGCCCCTGCGTGGCTTCGGGAAGCTGTATGACGGCGGTCTCACCGGCCTCATACACCTTCTTGTCGCTGAAAAAACTCAGGATGCTGGCGCCCGCGCCGCTGCCCTCCTGGGCGCGACCCGCCCAGCCCGGCCAGTCGATGTAGACAACTTTACCGCTGCAGTGCTCCCCGCCGAGGTCGCATGCGCGGACAAGGTAGCGTCCCCAGGCGGGGTACTTGATCTCGAACTCCCAGCTGCCCTGACCTTTAGTGGTGGAGATCGTACTCTCCTGTATCACGCTACTGTGGCTGGCGTAGGCATACTGGGCCAGGGACTCGCCTGATTTGTCCCACCACCACTTCCACTTGATCTTATAGAGCTCAATCCGAACCTGTTTCAGATCAACGGGCTCACCGAGCGCATTCACAGTGGCTATCGACACCTTATGCCTGACATCGGTCAAGAGCATCCCGCGCGTCCGGTCGCCCTTGGCCATCTTCACCCCCACGTAGTTCTCGTACGGGTAGTACGCGAAGGTTTTACGCCCAGAGCTGAAGGCGCCGCCCTCTTCGAATACACGGGTGGTAAAGCGCGCGGAGAGTGCCCCCGGAGCGTCTCTGGCGGGCCACAGCTCCTTCTTAAAGGCGGCGTAGCCCTCGCTGTCGAGCTTCCCCTCGAAGAGCAGTTGCGGCTCACTCCGAAACTCCCTTACGGGGTCGTCGAAGATATAGTCGCCGTAACGATCGAACCTCGTCGGCACCGACTTAAGCTGCACCTTGACGTCCGTCTTGAGCCCCGAGGCCGTCGCACCGTGGAGCCACTGGCCGAAGACCTTACCCTTTACGGGCATATCAGCCTTATAAAGCGTATCCCTGCCCAGGTCCAGCTCCACCTTCAGCCGGTTCGGGATGACCGTCTCTATCTTGAGCTTCCTGCTGAACGTACTGCCGCCGAGCTGTGCCTTTGCCGTCCAGCTTCCCGTCAGCGCGTCCTCGGCCGTCTTCATCGTAAAGCTGTAGAAGTCGCCGACGGGCGAGCTGTTCGTAACGCTCTGGATGAGCTGCCCCTTCGGGTTATAGAGCTTCATCGTCACCGGATGCTTTTGGGGTATTACGTCGTTCTTGTCCTGCAGTACGAAGGTCAGATAGACATTGTCGCCGGGACGCCAGACCCCCCGTTCACCGTAGATATACCCTTTTATCCCGGACTTGACCCTGTCGCCTCCGACGTCGAAATGGCTAACGGGCAGTGCCGTGCCTTTGCTGAGTTTCAGGTAACCTTTCTGGCCGTCTTTTTCGGCCACGAGGTAAAAAGGCGTCGCTTCGACCTCTACCTCGGCAAAGCCCTCCCCGTCCGTCATGGCGGTCTCTATTATCTGGTCCTGGAAGTTCATGATGGAGATCTCGACCCCCTCCATGACCTCGGAGCTCTTCAGGTCGGTCGCCACCACTTTCATCCGGCCGCGCTGGCCGCGCTTGGCCAGCAAGCCTATGTTGGACGCCAGGAAGTTCCGGGAACCCTTTGTCCCGTTAGCGTACCTGTAGTAAGCGTCCTTGCAGGGGTTGTTGCGGTCGCGCCACTCAATGGAAGATTGGCCGCCTCCGTAGTAGTCCTCGGCGTAGTCCCAGCCGCTCGACTCACTTACATACAGGTCTTCGTTGTTCTTGAGCGGTTCCTCCCCGGCTACCGGGACGAGGTTATCGGCTTCGGTACAACTGTAGGTGGAGTTCCCGCGGTTGATGGATATTGTAAGGCGGAATAAGCCGCCCGGGTTTTCCCTGAGGAGCTGGGTCGCGTCGAGACTGTAGCGGTTCCACTTATCCGGGTCGGCCGATGAAAAGTAGATCGTCTTGCGCCACATGTGTCTGCCGACACGGCCCTGTTCGTAATTGCCGTCCAGTTTGTTCGCCTGTAGAAACCGGCCTACGTTGTTGTCGTAGATACGAAAGGCCGTCACCTGCACCGAGTCGACGTTAATTGCCTCGAAAGGTATGCTGAGGACCTCGTTATCCGGCAGGATGACCCCTTTGCCGACGAACCGTACCTGTGGCTTCTGGCTTGTAAAAGCTACCGTCTTTTTGAACTGTTTTTGAAGGCGTCCCCCCCGATCATTTTGAATGCCTTCCTCGATGGTTACGTCGAGCTGCCCCACAAAGCGCCCGCCCGGATAGACCTTTACCGTGTTCCCTTCAACCCGCGTTCTATACTCCTCGTTGCCGACAAGCACGAGCCCTCTGAGGTTCTGCTGCTGCGAGACATTGCCCGAGAAGGACACGGCGATATATTGTTGCTCTCCCTGGACCGCCCTGACATCCATGACCCTGAATACGTCCCGCGCGGGGACCTCGATGCCGGTCGACCCGTCCGATTCCACACCGATGCCGGCTCCGCTCCAGGCCAGAGTCAGAGGTTCGTCCGTCTGCTGCCGTTCGATCCCGGAGACCGTGAATTCGTGATGCTTGCCGTCGACGTTATGCTGCCATTCGAGAGGCAGGGAGGTCTTCAGGTAGGTTGCGGTTACCACCTTTTCGATTTTATCCGCGTCCTCTATATCCGCCGTCACCAGGCTTCCCCGCAGCACCATTTCCCTGTCGTTTAGCGGGTTTGGACTCAGACCTATAACCCTGGCTTCAAATTCCTGTTTTATAACCTGTACGGTGAATTCGTAGTCCTTCAGCTCCTCCGGCAGGTCGATGAGCTTCTTCGCCTTTACCGTTATGTGATACTTCCGGCCCGACTCGAGGC
This is a stretch of genomic DNA from Thermodesulfobacteriota bacterium. It encodes these proteins:
- a CDS encoding MG2 domain-containing protein produces the protein MIMWRSQYRTFTVLATLVLFLVNACDVPEKEPEVEPQNPLWSEYIGAHTTGLISKESKIRVRFVNEAVDEQRVGQSAEEYIDIRPSIKGSVTFSDTREIVILPDEGLESGRKYHITVKAKKLIDLPEELKDYEFTVQVIKQEFEARVIGLSPNPLNDREMVLRGSLVTADIEDADKIEKVVTATYLKTSLPLEWQHNVDGKHHEFTVSGIERQQTDEPLTLAWSGAGIGVESDGSTGIEVPARDVFRVMDVRAVQGEQQYIAVSFSGNVSQQQNLRGLVLVGNEEYRTRVEGNTVKVYPGGRFVGQLDVTIEEGIQNDRGGRLQKQFKKTVAFTSQKPQVRFVGKGVILPDNEVLSIPFEAINVDSVQVTAFRIYDNNVGRFLQANKLDGNYEQGRVGRHMWRKTIYFSSADPDKWNRYSLDATQLLRENPGGLFRLTISINRGNSTYSCTEADNLVPVAGEEPLKNNEDLYVSESSGWDYAEDYYGGGQSSIEWRDRNNPCKDAYYRYANGTKGSRNFLASNIGLLAKRGQRGRMKVVATDLKSSEVMEGVEISIMNFQDQIIETAMTDGEGFAEVEVEATPFYLVAEKDGQKGYLKLSKGTALPVSHFDVGGDRVKSGIKGYIYGERGVWRPGDNVYLTFVLQDKNDVIPQKHPVTMKLYNPKGQLIQSVTNSSPVGDFYSFTMKTAEDALTGSWTAKAQLGGSTFSRKLKIETVIPNRLKVELDLGRDTLYKADMPVKGKVFGQWLHGATASGLKTDVKVQLKSVPTRFDRYGDYIFDDPVREFRSEPQLLFEGKLDSEGYAAFKKELWPARDAPGALSARFTTRVFEEGGAFSSGRKTFAYYPYENYVGVKMAKGDRTRGMLLTDVRHKVSIATVNALGEPVDLKQVRIELYKIKWKWWWDKSGESLAQYAYASHSSVIQESTISTTKGQGSWEFEIKYPAWGRYLVRACDLGGEHCSGKVVYIDWPGWAGRAQEGSGAGASILSFFSDKKVYEAGETAVIQLPEATQGRALLSIENGSRVLEQRWVEFEKGKTRLELPLTREMSPNIYVSVTLIQPHRDKKNDRPIRLYGVIPIVVQDPATILKPLLKAADEWSPESTVSVEVSEKEGRRMTYTVALVDEGLLGLTAFKTPDLHRRFYRKEALGVTTWDLFDFVAGAYGGELERLLALGGDGEAKIDEGDKDKRRFPPVVRFLGPFQLEAGKANTHEFDLPQYVGAVRVMVVSGEQGAYGYAAKSVFVRESLMLLATLPRVIGPEEELAVPVSLFVMDDNIKEVTLKVEPDDKFRIVGSDTVSVKFDKPGEKVGMVRMKVGEKLGKGRVGFTATGGGAKARSEIFIDIRSANTATVRHFRKTILPGESWEEKAVPHGLLGTNEVSLEVSSVPPLDLERRLKYLIRYPHGCVEQTTSSVFPQLYLPLLTDLGDEDKKEIEGNINAGIYRLRSFQVGNGGFVYWPGGFGSGAGPASWATSYVGHFLVEAEKRGYFVPPDMLSDWVGFQKSMAQSWVAGTGRSELEQAYRLYTLALAGQAELGAMNRMRESARLSSTARWQLAAAYRLAGLPEAARELVEGEGFSVVDYLTPGPTYGSKLRDKAIILNSLVAIGDYQRATGVVEEISAALSEERWHSTQTVAYSLLAISNYIGDGVHDTAFTFERKLGAGEAEKVSSGSPIHVKRFDDFPSAGESIMVKNISDRPLTATITIRGVPKAGREEAVSSGLGIKVSYSDMKGRPVNVAEFGQGTDFMAQVRVSNHTDRNFDNIALTHIVPSGWEIHNTRMDGGEEGGGTEVDYQDIRDDRIYTYFGLKAGESKEIKAVFNAAYLGKYYLPGISVEAMYDALKHARTKGQWVTVIKSGK